The following nucleotide sequence is from Mesobacillus jeotgali.
CCAAACTGACTGAAATAGTTCCTCATCGTGTCAAAGGCTTGTGGCTCAAGGTACAATGGCTGATCATATCTGTAATTCCCTTTTCCGATATTGATTGCTGTCATGAACATATATACGTTAGATGACACCTTAAGGGCATTGCGATCGTCAAGGGTACCCAATCCAGCTTTCCAGGACTTTTTTGGATTGGTTTTTGCTATCTTAACCGGTGTATCATAAAACTGCGTGCCCGGACTGATTGCCCCGGTGCTGAATCCTGTTAAAACGGTTGCTCCTTTAACAGCAGACCCAACATTATAAGAAGTTGTAAAGTTACCGCTGGCAAAATCCTGCATCGAGGTTTTACCTGTTTCTTCATCTTTAACGATCTGCTTTCCAGCAAGTGTTAAGACCTCTCCAGTATTAGGATCCATCAATACAACAAATGCCCTGTCCAGGAGTCCAGTTCTAGGCTGCTGCTTCGCATTCGCCAACTCTTCTTCAATAATTTTCTCAACAGCCAGCTGGAGGTCCATGTCAATTGTCAGAACCAGGTCCTTGCCTCGCTGTCCTTCGGTAATTATCTGTGTATCCAGGACGTTTCCGCCCTTGTCTGTAATGTTTTTCACCTTTGCCTTCTGACCGTGCAGCACATCTTCATATTGCTGCTCGATATAACTTAAACCAACCCTGTCATTCCGGCTGTACCCGCGTGCCAGATAATACTCTAGCTTTTCTCTCGGAAGCCCTTTCTCGGAATCACTTACTTTTCCCAAGATTGATCCTAGTGTCTTATCAAAGGCATATTGTCGCTCCCAGTCGGTGGTAGTGTCGACGCCTGGCAGCATATCCAGGTTTTCGCTGACAATCGCGAACTCTTCAGGTGTTACATTTTTTTTGACGATTTGCGGCGAAAGTGCGTATCCGCTCATCATTTCACGCAAGATAGCGAGTATTTCCAAATCCGCTTTTGATAATTCTTTCAGTTCTTTTTCGGTAATTCGTTCCAGCTGGAGATTATAAAGAGCCTTATCATCCAGCTTTTTCTCATCATACTGTGCCCATTCAGTTTCTTTAATTTTTTCTCTGGCACGTTCTTCATTTCTTAATATCCAGTAATCCTTTTTATCCCTTTCCCTGACTTTCTTTAAATCATCTTTTGAATCCTTTGAGATCAGTTTTGCGAGACGTTCTGCGACCATGAGCATTTCCTTTGTATCAGTACTCTGGCTCTTTGTATACGTTATAGCCTTACTAGCTATATTATCTACGATTGTTTTCATGTTCCTGTCATACATTTTCCCTCTTGGAACAGGATTGTTCACGGTCACATCTTCCGTTCGTTCAATTTCCCGTTTAAAATCCTCTCCGTAAACAATCTGAACAATCCCAAGTCTTAATATCAGCATTGAAAATAACACAAAGACCGCAAAAAACAACATATTCAGCCTGAATGGCACATGCGTCTTCTTTTTCTTCTTATTCAAGCCTCTCCCACCTCTTCAGTCTGTATGTCTAAAATATGCACTATATATTATATTATCGAAAATGGACATCTTTTTCTATCAATAAACTATTGCAGAAATATTTTCCATTAGTTTTATATTAATAATGGAAAGCTTGAGCTCCTCGTCTAGCCTACTAATGCGCTGAACTGAATTACGGCATGTAATTTTCCACAGCTAAACCATTTTTCTTATCAAGAACAAAAAGCGCAAGCGCCTCGTTCTGCCCCGACAAGCGCTGGAGGGCTGACCGGTGAAGTCGTTCTTTGACTTCATTGGGCGGACCGAAGCGACTCGAGGGGCTAGGCGCTGGAGCTGGATTAAGACACCCACATGTAGTTATTCAGACTAACATGCTTTTATAATTTCCTATAAAAAGAAAAAACCGGGAGTCATCCCGGTTATGCTGGAGCTTTCAACTGAATTTTCCTGATAAAAAGGTAAATCAAAGTATGTCCGCTCCCAAGAATGACGAGGAGGACTGGTATTGCCTGTTCTTCGTTGAAAATATGGATTGCTGCCAGAAATAATAATATAGAAGCAACTCGGCCAAGATTCAAAAATAATTCACGGACAACTATATATTCGATTCTCATTTCAGCCGCCTTCCAGCCGCGCCCTATAACATCATAGGTCATTGAAGCATATGGGACTAGAAGCAAAGGATAAGCGACTGCAATCAGAGCCGCATACAGCAGCAGACGGAAATAGCTGACCTGGAAAACAATCAGGAATATGGCCAGGAAAAGAATGATTCCTCCCACCAGGATCGCTTTTTTCCTGTGTTCCTTTTTCAGCATTCTCGAGACAA
It contains:
- a CDS encoding peptidoglycan D,D-transpeptidase FtsI family protein, whose translation is MLFFAVFVLFSMLILRLGIVQIVYGEDFKREIERTEDVTVNNPVPRGKMYDRNMKTIVDNIASKAITYTKSQSTDTKEMLMVAERLAKLISKDSKDDLKKVRERDKKDYWILRNEERAREKIKETEWAQYDEKKLDDKALYNLQLERITEKELKELSKADLEILAILREMMSGYALSPQIVKKNVTPEEFAIVSENLDMLPGVDTTTDWERQYAFDKTLGSILGKVSDSEKGLPREKLEYYLARGYSRNDRVGLSYIEQQYEDVLHGQKAKVKNITDKGGNVLDTQIITEGQRGKDLVLTIDMDLQLAVEKIIEEELANAKQQPRTGLLDRAFVVLMDPNTGEVLTLAGKQIVKDEETGKTSMQDFASGNFTTSYNVGSAVKGATVLTGFSTGAISPGTQFYDTPVKIAKTNPKKSWKAGLGTLDDRNALKVSSNVYMFMTAINIGKGNYRYDQPLYLEPQAFDTMRNYFSQFGLGARTGIDLPNEMVGFKGADRGPGLLLDFAIGQYDTYTTLQLAQYVSTIANGGTRLQPRVVKEIREPVMKNNEVGPVLNEMEPVILNKVDAKPEWFDRVQEGFRRVMQEKGGTAYGAFYTADYKPAGKTGTAQAFYDGPKRKNYDKPPEVMNLSLVAYAPYENPEIAMAVMVPWAYEGNQGHHANNDIGRRVLDTYFELKKKRLEGNMNPEQPIQEIEEKEEGTELLEEIEDETEQ